In Fundidesulfovibrio terrae, a genomic segment contains:
- a CDS encoding amino acid ABC transporter permease — protein sequence MQTKPPAPVIEQHDGPAIPRKSDKGLVSAWWLSLLAAVGTLLYLVLVEQGAYLRLVKFIPDGIVVTFQVTISSIGLALLLGLLTGLGRVSRNRWINLVASTYVEIIRGIPLLVQLFYIYYALGRFVRVPDMVAAVIAMAVCYGAYLGEIFRAGILAIDKGQTEAARSLGFSRAQTMRYVILPQAMRIILPPVGNEFIMLLKDTSLVSILAVADLLRRGREFASETFLYFETYTVVALVYLIITLLLSKMVSKLEERLSYYVRK from the coding sequence ATGCAGACCAAACCACCCGCACCCGTCATCGAGCAGCACGACGGCCCGGCCATCCCCCGCAAGTCGGACAAGGGACTGGTCTCGGCCTGGTGGCTCTCCCTGCTCGCAGCCGTCGGCACGCTTCTCTACCTCGTCCTGGTGGAGCAAGGCGCGTACCTCAGGCTCGTCAAGTTCATCCCGGACGGCATCGTCGTCACCTTCCAGGTGACGATCAGCTCCATCGGCCTGGCCCTGCTCCTGGGCCTGCTCACGGGCCTGGGGCGCGTGTCGCGCAACCGCTGGATCAACCTGGTGGCCTCCACCTACGTGGAAATCATCCGGGGCATCCCGCTTCTGGTGCAGCTCTTTTACATCTACTACGCCCTGGGCCGGTTCGTGCGCGTGCCGGACATGGTCGCCGCGGTCATCGCCATGGCCGTGTGCTACGGCGCGTACCTGGGCGAAATCTTCCGCGCGGGCATCCTGGCCATCGACAAAGGCCAGACCGAAGCCGCCCGCTCGCTCGGCTTCAGCCGCGCCCAGACCATGCGCTACGTCATCCTGCCCCAGGCCATGCGCATCATCCTGCCGCCGGTGGGCAACGAGTTCATCATGCTGCTCAAGGACACCTCCCTGGTGTCCATCCTCGCCGTGGCCGACCTCTTGCGCCGGGGCCGCGAGTTCGCATCGGAAACGTTCCTGTATTTCGAGACCTACACCGTGGTGGCACTGGTCTATTTGATCATCACCCTGCTCCTGTCCAAGATGGTCTCCAAGCTCGAAGAGAGGCTCTCCTACTATGTCCGCAAATAG
- a CDS encoding basic amino acid ABC transporter substrate-binding protein, giving the protein MRRIVVLAALMLTLLSQSAWAKTIVFASDATWPPMEFVGPDKELTGFAIEYMKAAGKEAGFTPEFKATAWDGIFAGLAANKYDAICSSVSITEERKNTMDFSTPYFKVRQALVVPMDSKVKTVAEMKGKTLGAQISTTGHFAVKKMEGVKDKSYDEVGLAIEDLYNGRIDGVVCDDPVAAQYALQTEKYKGKLKIAFIIETGEDEFYGIAVKKGDKETLALINKGIEAVKAKGIEKELMKKWIGQ; this is encoded by the coding sequence ATGCGCAGAATCGTCGTCTTGGCAGCCTTGATGCTTACCTTGCTCTCTCAGTCCGCCTGGGCCAAAACCATTGTCTTCGCTTCCGACGCCACCTGGCCGCCCATGGAGTTCGTGGGCCCCGACAAGGAACTCACCGGCTTCGCCATCGAGTACATGAAGGCCGCCGGCAAGGAAGCGGGCTTCACCCCCGAGTTCAAGGCCACCGCCTGGGACGGCATCTTTGCCGGACTGGCCGCCAACAAGTACGACGCCATCTGCTCCTCCGTGTCCATCACCGAAGAGCGCAAGAACACCATGGACTTCTCCACCCCCTACTTCAAGGTGCGCCAGGCCCTGGTGGTCCCCATGGATTCCAAGGTGAAGACCGTCGCCGAGATGAAGGGCAAGACCCTGGGCGCGCAGATCTCCACCACCGGCCACTTCGCCGTGAAGAAGATGGAAGGCGTCAAGGACAAGTCCTATGACGAAGTGGGCTTGGCCATCGAAGACCTGTACAACGGCCGCATCGACGGCGTGGTCTGCGACGATCCCGTCGCCGCCCAGTACGCCCTGCAGACCGAGAAGTACAAGGGCAAGCTGAAGATCGCCTTCATCATCGAGACCGGCGAGGACGAGTTCTACGGCATCGCCGTGAAGAAAGGCGACAAGGAGACCCTGGCCCTGATCAACAAGGGCATCGAGGCCGTGAAGGCCAAGGGTATCGAGAAGGAACTCATGAAGAAGTGGATCGGCCAGTAG
- a CDS encoding aminotransferase class I/II-fold pyridoxal phosphate-dependent enzyme, producing the protein MKLPPFELERYFAQHEFTVPHLLCVSDCESMTVGQLLDMEPGSRERFEALSLGYTEAPGGEELRAEIAGLYESVVAKDVLGHVGAQEAIFTFATACLEPGDEVVVHMPCYQSLHQVAASRGCTVVPWTAREENGWAPDPDELARLVGPQTKAVFLNSPHNPTGASLNRTGMERVAKVVSRHGCLLFSDEVYRFMEYGPDEAPRPACDLYERAVSLGVMSKSLGLAGLRVGWVACRDKSVLAAMAQIKDYTTICGSAPSEFLAALALRGREAILARLRSITAGNLEILRRFMAAQQGRLAWAEPTGGPIAFPRLASGRDAEPFCAEVLRQSGVLLLPGRLYGEAWKHHFRMGFGRSGFRNGLAALEACLDAGRIAW; encoded by the coding sequence GTGAAGCTTCCTCCGTTCGAACTCGAGCGCTATTTCGCGCAGCACGAATTCACCGTCCCCCACCTGCTGTGCGTCTCCGACTGCGAAAGCATGACCGTGGGACAGCTGCTGGACATGGAGCCCGGCTCCCGCGAGCGCTTCGAGGCCCTCTCCCTGGGCTACACCGAGGCCCCGGGCGGCGAAGAGCTCCGCGCCGAGATCGCCGGTCTCTACGAAAGCGTTGTCGCCAAGGACGTACTGGGCCACGTGGGCGCGCAGGAGGCCATCTTCACCTTCGCCACCGCCTGCCTGGAGCCGGGAGACGAGGTGGTGGTCCACATGCCCTGTTACCAGTCGCTCCATCAGGTGGCCGCCTCGCGCGGCTGCACGGTGGTGCCCTGGACGGCGCGCGAGGAGAACGGCTGGGCACCCGACCCCGACGAACTGGCCCGGCTCGTCGGGCCACAAACCAAGGCCGTGTTCCTGAACTCTCCCCACAATCCCACGGGCGCGAGCCTGAACCGCACCGGCATGGAACGCGTGGCGAAGGTCGTCTCGCGCCACGGCTGCCTGCTCTTCTCCGACGAGGTGTACCGGTTCATGGAATATGGGCCGGACGAAGCCCCCAGGCCCGCCTGCGATCTTTACGAGCGGGCCGTGTCGCTCGGGGTGATGTCCAAGTCGTTGGGGTTGGCCGGGCTTCGCGTGGGCTGGGTTGCCTGCCGGGACAAATCCGTGCTTGCGGCAATGGCCCAGATCAAGGATTACACCACCATCTGCGGCAGCGCGCCGAGTGAATTCCTGGCCGCCCTGGCCCTGCGCGGCAGGGAGGCGATCCTTGCGCGCCTACGCTCCATCACCGCCGGCAACCTGGAGATTTTGCGCCGGTTCATGGCCGCGCAGCAAGGCCGCTTGGCCTGGGCCGAGCCAACGGGTGGCCCGATCGCCTTCCCGCGCCTAGCCTCGGGCCGCGACGCCGAACCCTTTTGCGCCGAGGTGCTCAGGCAGTCCGGGGTGCTGCTGCTTCCCGGCCGCCTCTACGGCGAGGCATGGAAGCACCATTTCCGGATGGGATTTGGGCGTTCCGGTTTCAGGAACGGACTGGCCGCGCTCGAGGCTTGCCTGGACGCAGGACGGATTGCCTGGTGA
- a CDS encoding polysaccharide deacetylase family protein, with amino-acid sequence MRRNPYFSCLLFALVLYAAMPAGAGAASLWTPAELAGRPEEPHPGRLGAPDLSAPERTTPLAVAAALPPELRGSIRRVDTGGEKLVALTFDLCELSDQRAGYDGAIVDYLRAEGVAATFFAGGKWMRSHPERATQLAGDPNFEVGSHAWTHGNFGVLDASRMRQQIAWTQAQYELIRENLDRLARERSCPACADAAPRTIRVFRFPYGRCRAEALDMLASMGIAAVQWDVNMMDAAKTRDASAVTRDVLKNVKPGSIVLGHANGFGHATAEALRSIVPALRAKGYRFVTVSALLAAGRPVASPECFDSRPGDTAVYDAQFGDGTVHPRRK; translated from the coding sequence ATGCGCCGCAATCCTTATTTTTCCTGCCTGCTTTTCGCCCTGGTCCTTTATGCCGCAATGCCCGCCGGCGCTGGGGCCGCCAGCCTCTGGACCCCGGCCGAACTGGCCGGACGCCCGGAAGAGCCCCACCCGGGCCGCCTTGGTGCGCCGGACCTCTCGGCGCCGGAGCGGACCACGCCTCTTGCCGTGGCGGCCGCGCTGCCTCCGGAGCTTCGCGGCTCCATCCGCCGGGTGGACACGGGCGGGGAAAAGCTCGTCGCCTTGACCTTCGACCTCTGCGAACTCTCGGACCAGCGGGCGGGCTACGACGGGGCCATCGTGGACTACCTGCGGGCCGAAGGCGTGGCCGCCACATTTTTCGCGGGTGGCAAGTGGATGCGCAGCCACCCCGAGCGGGCCACGCAGTTGGCGGGTGACCCCAATTTCGAGGTGGGCAGCCACGCCTGGACCCACGGCAATTTCGGCGTGCTGGACGCCTCGCGCATGCGCCAGCAGATCGCCTGGACCCAGGCCCAGTACGAGCTCATCCGGGAGAATCTGGACCGGCTCGCCCGGGAACGCTCCTGCCCCGCGTGCGCCGATGCGGCCCCCCGGACCATCCGCGTGTTCCGCTTTCCCTATGGGCGCTGCCGGGCCGAAGCCCTGGACATGCTGGCCTCCATGGGCATTGCCGCCGTGCAGTGGGACGTGAACATGATGGACGCGGCCAAGACCCGTGACGCCTCGGCCGTGACCCGAGACGTCCTGAAGAACGTGAAGCCCGGCTCCATCGTGCTGGGGCATGCCAACGGCTTCGGCCACGCCACGGCCGAAGCCCTGCGGAGCATCGTTCCCGCGCTTCGGGCCAAGGGCTACCGCTTCGTCACGGTGAGCGCCTTGCTGGCTGCCGGACGCCCGGTGGCCTCGCCCGAATGTTTCGATTCCCGCCCCGGCGACACCGCCGTGTACGATGCCCAGTTCGGGGACGGCACCGTGCACCCCAGGCGGAAGTGA
- a CDS encoding DUF2905 domain-containing protein: MGRAFLILGAVFLAVGLVLTFRERLGPLWDFLSRLPFGRLPGDVVIEKENFRFSFPWVTCLVVSAILSLLFWLFRK, encoded by the coding sequence ATGGGGCGGGCGTTTCTCATCCTGGGCGCGGTGTTTCTCGCGGTGGGGCTCGTGCTCACGTTCCGGGAGCGCCTTGGTCCATTGTGGGACTTCCTGTCGCGCCTTCCATTCGGCCGTTTGCCCGGCGACGTGGTCATCGAGAAAGAGAATTTCCGGTTCTCCTTCCCTTGGGTCACGTGCCTGGTGGTCAGCGCGATTCTGAGCCTTCTTTTCTGGCTGTTCAGGAAATAG
- a CDS encoding HD-GYP domain-containing protein, with translation MKLLRALDDCLGAYRCGQLAATVHQIADTLGRAVDAKDKRLFEHSSLTAELATVLALAHGLPHRQADVVHIAGHLHDIGKIGIPDSILLKPGGLDPAEWLLMKEHPRIGAQILGPIELFSAKNSVADMVLSHHESYDGGGYPQGLAGRDIPLGGRILAVADSLAAMLECRAYRPSMTLSEALAEIERCSGVRYDPDLCRDLFLHVDEVAVVVSRHCGVSEEYPRQAETALGLSG, from the coding sequence ATGAAGCTTCTTCGCGCGTTGGATGATTGTCTCGGCGCATACCGTTGCGGCCAGTTGGCCGCTACGGTCCACCAGATAGCCGACACCCTGGGCCGGGCCGTGGACGCCAAGGACAAGCGCCTGTTCGAGCATTCGTCCCTCACGGCGGAGCTGGCCACCGTTCTGGCCCTGGCTCACGGCCTGCCGCACAGGCAGGCGGACGTGGTGCATATTGCGGGGCACCTGCACGACATCGGCAAGATCGGCATTCCCGACAGCATCCTGCTCAAGCCAGGCGGGCTGGACCCGGCTGAATGGCTGCTCATGAAGGAGCATCCCCGCATCGGCGCGCAGATACTCGGGCCCATCGAACTTTTCTCGGCCAAGAACAGCGTGGCGGACATGGTGCTCTCACACCATGAAAGCTATGATGGCGGAGGATATCCCCAGGGCTTGGCCGGTCGGGACATCCCCCTGGGCGGGCGCATTCTCGCCGTGGCCGACAGCCTGGCGGCCATGCTCGAATGCCGCGCCTACCGTCCCTCCATGACCCTGTCCGAGGCGCTGGCCGAGATCGAGCGCTGTTCGGGCGTGCGCTACGATCCGGACCTGTGCCGCGACCTGTTCCTGCACGTGGACGAGGTCGCCGTGGTCGTGTCCAGGCATTGCGGCGTTTCCGAAGAATATCCGAGACAGGCGGAGACGGCCCTGGGATTGTCCGGTTGA
- a CDS encoding acyltransferase family protein yields MARKNSARLVSVDFLRGVTVAFMVIANNPGDTMYVYRELVHSHWHGWTAVDFIFPLFLFLVGVSVALAVRRDVPEATLWSPALRRAGIIFLLGLFVNGFPFYHLDTLRIPGVLQRIAVVYLAALWLHLKLGRQGILATALGILVGYWLLWTFVPVPGLGYPTLDKEYNLEGWLDQMLLRGHIWEYDTSWDPEGLLSTVPCVALALFGVLAGRWLKRGGNPDWRNVFLLGLGLHLAGLAWDEWFPINKTITTSSFVLFVGGFGVMLTAVAHRLLDGKNHGPWITPFLALGKRALFVYVVSQLLAEVLYVTKLPLAICQGKSLHFWLFDGFLGFVGDRYVASIAWAVGLLVVLTVMVMLMNRAARALRM; encoded by the coding sequence ATGGCTCGAAAAAACAGCGCACGGCTCGTCTCGGTGGACTTCCTGCGGGGTGTGACGGTGGCGTTCATGGTGATCGCCAACAACCCCGGGGACACCATGTACGTCTACCGGGAGCTGGTCCATTCCCACTGGCACGGCTGGACCGCCGTGGATTTCATTTTCCCCCTGTTCCTGTTCCTGGTTGGGGTTTCCGTTGCGCTGGCCGTGCGGCGCGACGTCCCGGAGGCCACCCTCTGGTCCCCCGCCTTGAGGCGCGCCGGGATCATCTTCCTGCTTGGCCTTTTCGTGAACGGGTTCCCCTTCTACCATCTGGATACCTTGCGGATTCCAGGCGTACTGCAGCGCATCGCCGTAGTCTACTTGGCCGCGCTGTGGCTGCATCTGAAGCTCGGCCGCCAAGGTATCCTGGCCACGGCGCTCGGCATCCTCGTGGGATACTGGCTGCTCTGGACGTTCGTCCCGGTGCCGGGCCTGGGCTATCCCACCCTGGACAAGGAATACAACCTGGAGGGTTGGCTGGACCAGATGCTTCTGCGCGGGCACATCTGGGAATATGACACCTCCTGGGACCCGGAGGGGCTCCTCAGCACGGTGCCGTGCGTGGCCCTGGCCCTGTTCGGCGTGCTCGCCGGACGATGGCTCAAGAGGGGCGGAAACCCCGACTGGCGCAACGTCTTCCTGCTAGGGCTCGGACTGCACCTGGCCGGGCTGGCCTGGGACGAATGGTTCCCCATCAACAAGACCATCACCACCAGTTCGTTCGTGCTGTTCGTGGGGGGCTTCGGGGTCATGCTGACGGCCGTGGCCCACCGCCTCCTGGATGGGAAGAACCACGGCCCCTGGATAACCCCGTTTCTGGCGCTGGGGAAACGCGCCCTGTTCGTGTATGTAGTGTCGCAGCTGCTGGCGGAGGTGCTCTACGTCACCAAGCTTCCCCTGGCGATATGCCAGGGGAAGAGCCTGCACTTCTGGTTGTTCGACGGCTTCCTCGGATTCGTGGGGGACAGGTACGTGGCGTCCATCGCCTGGGCGGTGGGGCTTCTGGTGGTGCTGACGGTCATGGTCATGCTCATGAACCGCGCGGCCCGCGCTCTCAGGATGTGA
- a CDS encoding GGDEF domain-containing protein → MFDRVPFFSRPRRGHRRARALQGVFLAVFAPVGWLALQALQGVSPADVARAHPGLMAYMLLGTMAAFGVFGWLLGREEERLSRLAMLDELTGLANNRLFGARLEECLVASRRSGRPLSLLLVDMDRFKDINDSHGHQAGDLALKTAASVIRSSIRASDVAARIGGEEFAVILPETGTKEAADVAGRVLSGLRGADVRLGDGTMVNLSASIGLSGGIPASGESGFALFAQADKALYKAKETGRGRLVTA, encoded by the coding sequence ATGTTCGACCGCGTGCCGTTTTTCTCCCGCCCCCGGCGGGGGCACAGGCGGGCCAGGGCGCTGCAGGGCGTTTTCCTGGCCGTCTTCGCTCCCGTGGGATGGCTTGCGCTCCAGGCGCTCCAGGGAGTCTCCCCCGCGGACGTGGCGCGCGCCCACCCGGGGCTCATGGCCTACATGCTCCTGGGGACCATGGCTGCGTTCGGCGTCTTCGGCTGGCTGCTCGGCCGCGAGGAGGAGCGCCTCTCGCGTCTGGCCATGCTGGACGAACTCACGGGCCTTGCCAACAACCGCCTGTTCGGCGCGCGCCTGGAGGAATGCCTGGTCGCCAGCCGCCGCAGCGGCCGCCCGCTCAGCCTGCTCCTGGTGGACATGGACCGCTTCAAGGACATCAACGACAGCCACGGCCACCAGGCGGGTGACCTGGCCCTGAAGACGGCCGCGTCCGTTATCCGCTCGTCCATAAGGGCGTCCGACGTGGCCGCCCGGATCGGCGGCGAGGAGTTCGCGGTGATTCTGCCGGAGACCGGCACCAAGGAGGCGGCCGACGTGGCCGGCAGGGTGTTGTCGGGGCTGCGCGGGGCCGACGTGAGGCTGGGCGACGGAACAATGGTGAACCTGTCGGCGTCCATCGGCCTGTCCGGAGGCATCCCGGCCAGCGGAGAGTCGGGCTTCGCGCTGTTCGCCCAGGCCGACAAGGCGCTCTACAAGGCCAAAGAAACCGGCAGGGGCCGCCTGGTCACGGCCTGA
- the clpB gene encoding ATP-dependent chaperone ClpB: MDLNKFTQKSQEAISQAQAVAVRLGHQQIDAGHLMLSLAQQEQGLVPRLLERAGYDVRAYQRALEDELSKQPRVSGPGSQPGQVYVTPRVNEVLVAASELAKSMKDDYVSVEHLFLSLLDEPPSSALGKANKQFGLTKEKILAVLTDVRGSQRVTSANPEETYEALKKYGRDLVDEAQKGKLDPVIGRDEEIRRCVRILSRRTKNNPVLIGEAGVGKTAIVEGLAQRIVKKDVPEGLKEKTLFALDMGALIAGAKYRGEFEERLKAVLKEVQSSEGRIILFIDELHTIVGAGKAEGAMDAGNLLKPMLARGELHCIGATTIDEYRKYIEKDPALERRFQPVLVDEPTLEDTVSILRGLRERFEVHHGVRIADAALVESAVLSTRYLPDRQLPDKAIDLIDEAAAMIRTEIDSLPTELDTINRRIMQLEIEQAALTRETDKASKERLEKLREELAGLKEEQTVLLTQWDREKQSIEGLRSIKGEIERTRLEMEKAEREYDMNKAAELKYGKLNQLESELHKQEAQIEAASGGQRLLREEVGPDDVAQVIARWTGIPVTKLLETEREKLLRLPEELHQRVVGQDEAVTAVADAVLRARAGLKDPKRPIGSFIFLGPTGVGKTELCKTLAEALFDTEENIVRLDMSEYMEKHTVSRLIGAPPGYVGYDEGGQLTEAVRRKPYSVVLFDEIEKAHHDVFNVLLQILDDGRLTDSHGKTVDFKNTIVIMTSNLGSQFMLDGIQADGEFKPGTSDKVMDTLRSHFRPEFLNRVDEIVLFKPLLKEQIGAIIELMLTGLRARLVERKVTLTLTDAAKSFIADAAYDPVYGARPLRRYIQAHIETPLARRIIAGDVADGQDVTVDASGEGLGFVL, from the coding sequence ATGGACCTCAACAAGTTCACGCAGAAATCCCAGGAAGCCATCAGCCAGGCCCAGGCCGTGGCCGTGCGCCTGGGACATCAGCAGATAGACGCCGGACACCTCATGCTCTCCCTGGCCCAGCAGGAGCAGGGTCTTGTACCACGCCTGCTGGAGCGCGCCGGATACGACGTGCGCGCCTACCAGCGCGCCCTCGAGGACGAACTTTCCAAGCAGCCGCGCGTGTCCGGCCCGGGCTCGCAGCCGGGGCAGGTGTATGTCACCCCCCGGGTGAACGAGGTGCTGGTGGCGGCGAGCGAATTGGCCAAGTCTATGAAGGACGACTACGTCTCGGTGGAGCACCTGTTCCTGTCGCTTCTGGACGAGCCGCCCTCCTCCGCCCTGGGCAAGGCCAACAAGCAGTTCGGCCTGACCAAGGAAAAGATTCTGGCCGTGCTCACCGACGTGCGCGGCTCCCAGCGCGTGACCTCGGCCAACCCCGAGGAAACCTACGAGGCCCTGAAGAAGTACGGCCGCGACCTGGTGGACGAGGCGCAGAAGGGAAAGCTCGACCCGGTGATCGGCCGCGACGAGGAGATCAGGCGCTGCGTGCGCATTCTCTCCAGGCGCACCAAGAACAACCCGGTGCTCATCGGCGAGGCCGGCGTGGGCAAGACGGCCATCGTGGAGGGCCTGGCCCAGCGCATCGTGAAGAAGGACGTGCCCGAGGGGCTGAAAGAGAAGACCCTCTTCGCCCTGGACATGGGCGCGCTCATCGCGGGCGCCAAGTACCGCGGCGAGTTCGAGGAGCGCCTCAAGGCCGTGCTCAAGGAGGTACAGTCCTCCGAGGGGCGCATCATCCTGTTCATTGATGAATTGCACACCATCGTTGGCGCGGGCAAGGCCGAGGGGGCCATGGACGCGGGCAACCTCCTGAAGCCCATGCTGGCGCGCGGCGAGCTGCACTGCATCGGCGCCACCACCATCGACGAGTACCGCAAATATATCGAGAAAGACCCGGCCCTGGAGCGCCGCTTCCAGCCCGTGCTGGTTGACGAGCCCACGCTTGAGGACACCGTCTCCATCCTGCGCGGCCTGCGCGAGCGCTTCGAGGTGCACCACGGCGTGCGCATCGCGGACGCGGCCCTGGTGGAGTCGGCCGTGCTCTCCACCCGTTACCTGCCGGACCGCCAGCTGCCGGACAAGGCCATCGACCTGATCGACGAGGCCGCGGCCATGATCCGCACCGAGATCGACTCGTTGCCCACCGAGCTCGACACCATCAACCGGCGCATCATGCAGCTGGAGATCGAGCAGGCGGCGCTGACCCGCGAGACCGACAAGGCCTCCAAGGAACGCCTGGAAAAGCTGCGCGAAGAGCTGGCCGGACTCAAGGAGGAGCAGACGGTGCTCCTGACCCAGTGGGACCGCGAGAAGCAGTCCATCGAGGGGCTGCGCAGCATCAAGGGAGAGATCGAGCGCACCAGGCTCGAGATGGAGAAGGCCGAGCGCGAATACGACATGAACAAGGCCGCCGAGCTCAAGTACGGCAAGCTGAACCAGTTGGAGAGCGAGCTGCACAAGCAGGAGGCCCAGATCGAGGCGGCCTCGGGCGGCCAGAGGCTCCTGCGCGAAGAGGTCGGCCCTGACGACGTGGCCCAGGTGATCGCCCGCTGGACCGGCATCCCCGTGACCAAGCTCCTGGAGACCGAGCGCGAGAAGCTCCTGCGCCTGCCCGAGGAGTTGCACCAGCGCGTGGTGGGCCAGGACGAGGCCGTCACCGCCGTGGCCGACGCGGTGCTGCGCGCCCGGGCCGGACTCAAGGACCCCAAACGCCCCATCGGCTCGTTCATCTTCCTTGGGCCCACGGGCGTGGGCAAGACAGAGCTGTGCAAAACCCTGGCCGAGGCCCTCTTCGACACTGAGGAGAACATCGTGCGCCTGGACATGAGCGAATACATGGAAAAGCACACGGTCTCCCGGCTCATCGGCGCGCCTCCGGGCTACGTGGGCTACGACGAGGGCGGCCAGCTCACCGAGGCGGTCAGGCGCAAGCCCTACTCCGTGGTGCTCTTCGACGAGATCGAGAAGGCCCACCACGACGTGTTCAACGTGCTGCTCCAGATTCTCGACGACGGCCGCCTCACGGACAGCCACGGCAAGACGGTGGACTTCAAGAACACCATCGTCATCATGACCTCCAACCTGGGCTCGCAGTTCATGCTGGACGGCATCCAGGCCGACGGCGAATTCAAGCCCGGCACCTCGGACAAGGTCATGGACACCCTGCGCTCCCACTTCAGGCCTGAGTTCCTGAACCGCGTGGACGAGATCGTGCTGTTCAAGCCCCTGCTGAAGGAGCAGATCGGCGCCATCATCGAACTGATGCTCACCGGGCTCAGGGCCAGGCTCGTGGAGCGCAAGGTCACGCTCACGCTCACCGACGCGGCCAAGAGCTTCATCGCCGACGCCGCCTACGATCCGGTATACGGCGCGCGGCCGCTCAGGCGTTATATCCAGGCCCACATCGAGACGCCGCTGGCCCGCAGGATCATCGCGGGCGACGTGGCCGACGGACAGGACGTCACGGTGGATGCGTCCGGCGAGGGGCTGGGCTTCGTCCTCTAG
- a CDS encoding chaperone modulator CbpM: MGGITIVAGAGLPVKSELIAWAQFMELTGLHPSFVGELIELGWLAPQRTQGSELLFRHRDVYRVKKLSRLCHDLEINPVGGSIIVDLVERIELLEKRVRDLERLI, translated from the coding sequence ATGGGAGGCATCACCATCGTCGCCGGAGCGGGCCTGCCGGTGAAATCCGAGCTGATCGCCTGGGCGCAGTTCATGGAACTGACCGGGCTGCACCCCTCCTTCGTGGGGGAGCTCATCGAACTTGGCTGGCTCGCGCCGCAGCGCACCCAGGGCAGCGAGCTGCTGTTTCGCCACCGCGACGTCTACCGGGTGAAGAAGCTCTCCAGGCTGTGCCATGATCTGGAGATCAACCCCGTGGGAGGGTCCATCATCGTGGACCTAGTGGAGCGCATAGAGCTGCTCGAGAAACGCGTGCGCGACCTGGAGAGATTGATCTGA
- a CDS encoding DnaJ C-terminal domain-containing protein: protein MDYKDYYKLLGVKRDASQDDISKAFKKLARQCHPDLNPGDCKAEGKFKEINEAYEVLRDPEKRKLYDQLGPNWQHGQNFQPPPGYENVRFHFGGQGGQQFDAGGFSDFFQTIFGGSGGMGGFGGSGFGQGFGGQRRPARGQDVEAALELTLEEAYLGGSKAITLQEEAVTPDGRPYLKPKTLSVNIPAGMRDGGKIRLAGQGSQGFGGGPAGDLYLKITIRPHSRFKLEDVNVVVDVPVAPWEAALGASVRVPTLDGEIDLNIPPGIGSGRKLRIRGKGLQGKAGRGDQLVRVMIQVPRTATDKERALWEELAKASDFNPREHH, encoded by the coding sequence GTGGATTACAAAGACTACTACAAGCTCCTGGGCGTCAAGCGGGACGCCTCGCAGGACGACATCTCCAAGGCTTTCAAGAAGCTGGCCCGGCAGTGCCACCCGGACCTGAATCCCGGCGACTGCAAGGCAGAGGGCAAGTTCAAGGAGATCAACGAAGCCTACGAGGTGCTGCGCGACCCCGAGAAGCGCAAGCTCTACGACCAGCTCGGCCCCAACTGGCAGCACGGGCAAAACTTCCAGCCCCCGCCGGGCTACGAGAACGTCCGCTTCCACTTCGGCGGTCAGGGCGGCCAGCAGTTCGACGCGGGCGGCTTCTCGGACTTCTTCCAGACCATATTCGGCGGATCCGGCGGCATGGGCGGCTTCGGAGGGTCCGGCTTCGGCCAGGGCTTCGGCGGCCAGCGCCGCCCCGCGCGCGGACAGGACGTGGAGGCCGCACTGGAGCTCACCCTGGAGGAAGCCTACCTGGGCGGCTCCAAGGCCATCACCCTGCAGGAGGAAGCCGTCACCCCCGACGGTCGCCCTTACCTGAAACCCAAGACCCTCTCGGTGAACATCCCGGCGGGCATGCGCGACGGCGGCAAGATCCGCCTGGCCGGGCAAGGTTCACAAGGGTTTGGCGGCGGACCGGCGGGCGATCTCTACCTCAAGATCACCATCCGCCCCCACTCACGCTTCAAGCTCGAGGACGTCAACGTGGTGGTGGACGTTCCGGTGGCCCCCTGGGAGGCCGCCCTGGGCGCCAGCGTGCGCGTGCCCACCCTGGACGGCGAGATAGACCTGAACATCCCCCCGGGCATCGGCTCCGGGCGCAAGCTGCGTATCCGGGGCAAGGGGCTTCAGGGCAAGGCCGGACGCGGCGATCAACTGGTGCGGGTCATGATCCAGGTGCCCAGGACCGCCACGGACAAGGAACGCGCCCTGTGGGAGGAACTGGCCAAGGCCTCCGATTTCAATCCCCGCGAACACCACTAA